The following are from one region of the Streptomyces tuirus genome:
- a CDS encoding TIGR01777 family oxidoreductase has product MERSRIAVAGASGLIGGALVRSLTADGHEVHRLVRGTPRAAGEIRWDPEGGRVDAAGLAGCHAVVNVAGAGVGDRRWTEAYKQRIRDSRVNGTAALAEAIASLDAKDRPRVFVNGSAIGYYGETGERTVDESAPAGEGFLPELCVEWEGATTPAQEAGVRTVFTRTGLVVSREGGAWGRLFPLFRAGAGGRMGDGRQYWSFVALHDEVAAIRHLIETDGLSGPFNITAPHPVTNREITAAMGRVLHRPTLFPVPATVLRTVLGEMAGDVLGSARVLPARLLESGFRFAFPEIDGAIRAAL; this is encoded by the coding sequence ATGGAGCGTTCGAGAATCGCGGTGGCGGGGGCGTCCGGCCTGATCGGCGGTGCCCTGGTGCGGTCCCTGACCGCCGACGGGCACGAGGTGCACCGCCTGGTGCGCGGCACGCCCCGGGCGGCCGGGGAGATCCGCTGGGACCCCGAGGGCGGGCGCGTGGACGCGGCGGGGCTCGCCGGCTGTCACGCCGTGGTCAATGTGGCGGGGGCCGGCGTCGGCGACCGGCGCTGGACGGAGGCCTACAAGCAGCGGATCCGCGACAGCCGCGTGAACGGCACGGCCGCCCTCGCCGAGGCGATCGCCTCGCTGGACGCGAAGGACCGCCCGCGGGTCTTCGTCAACGGCAGCGCCATCGGCTACTACGGCGAGACCGGCGAGCGGACGGTCGACGAGAGCGCGCCCGCGGGCGAGGGCTTCCTGCCCGAGCTGTGCGTGGAGTGGGAGGGAGCCACCACACCCGCCCAGGAGGCCGGTGTCCGCACGGTGTTCACCCGGACCGGGCTGGTCGTCTCCCGCGAGGGCGGCGCCTGGGGGCGGCTGTTCCCGCTGTTCCGGGCGGGGGCCGGCGGGCGGATGGGCGACGGCCGGCAGTACTGGTCGTTCGTCGCGCTGCACGACGAGGTCGCCGCGATCCGGCATCTGATCGAGACCGACGGCCTGTCCGGGCCGTTCAACATCACCGCCCCGCACCCCGTGACGAACCGTGAGATCACGGCGGCGATGGGCCGCGTGCTGCACCGGCCGACCCTGTTCCCGGTGCCCGCGACCGTCCTGCGCACGGTGCTCGGCGAGATGGCCGGGGACGTCCTCGGCAGCGCCCGGGTGCTGCCGGCGCGGCTGCTGGAGTCGGGCTTCCGCTTCGCCTTCCCGGAGATCGACGGGGCGATCCGCGCGGCCCTGTGA
- a CDS encoding NAD(P)/FAD-dependent oxidoreductase, translating into MLEPAYQADVVVVGAGVAGLSAAHRLTSAGVTTMVLEAAHGVGGRMATEKVDGFRLDRIGQLLSTAYPELRQTPGLDGLVLRPFAPGVLLHGDGRHHRAGVQPGAGGARGALHAVRALASAPRPPSAPRPPRRPVAVPGRQVSVPRSRSGAPLGTAVDQARLGAALTRLAGTPAERLLARPELPAGQALAARGLPARTIDGFLRPLLAALLCDPDLTTSSRCADLALRAFARGRLCLPEGGAEALPELLARTLPPGTVHTGVRVTSVSTTSVTTAEHGEIRCRAVLVATGARAAAELLPGLRVPEFHPVTVVHHTTDEPPATGASLLLDADLGGPVAHTAVVSDVDPSRAPAGRALVSSTVLGRAPGDVDTAVRMHLARLYGVPTARWETLAVHRTAEAVPAMRPPHDLRRPVRLIAGLYVCGDHRDTSTVQGALHSGHRASAAILADLGAGRSMHVADPVPTVPRAA; encoded by the coding sequence GTGCTTGAGCCCGCGTACCAGGCGGACGTGGTCGTCGTGGGGGCCGGGGTCGCCGGACTCTCGGCCGCGCACCGGCTGACCAGCGCAGGAGTGACGACCATGGTCCTGGAGGCCGCCCACGGGGTCGGCGGCCGGATGGCGACGGAGAAGGTCGACGGCTTCCGGCTCGACAGGATCGGCCAGTTGCTGTCCACGGCGTATCCCGAACTACGGCAGACACCCGGTCTCGACGGCCTGGTGCTGCGGCCCTTCGCACCCGGTGTCCTGCTGCACGGCGACGGGCGCCACCACCGCGCGGGCGTCCAGCCGGGCGCAGGGGGCGCACGGGGCGCACTGCACGCGGTACGCGCGCTGGCGAGTGCTCCGCGCCCGCCGTCCGCACCGAGGCCGCCGAGGAGGCCGGTGGCCGTGCCCGGCCGGCAGGTCTCCGTCCCCCGGAGCCGGTCGGGCGCCCCGCTCGGCACGGCCGTCGACCAGGCCCGGCTGGGCGCCGCCCTGACCCGGCTGGCGGGCACACCGGCCGAACGGCTGCTGGCCCGGCCGGAGTTGCCCGCCGGCCAGGCCCTGGCGGCCCGCGGGCTGCCCGCCCGTACGATCGACGGCTTCCTGCGCCCGCTCCTCGCCGCGCTGCTGTGCGACCCGGACCTGACGACGTCCAGCCGGTGCGCGGACCTCGCGCTGCGCGCCTTCGCACGGGGCCGGCTGTGTCTGCCGGAGGGCGGCGCGGAGGCCCTGCCAGAGCTGCTCGCACGCACCCTGCCGCCGGGCACCGTGCACACCGGCGTGCGCGTCACCTCCGTCTCGACGACGTCGGTGACGACCGCCGAGCACGGTGAGATCCGCTGCCGGGCGGTCCTGGTGGCGACGGGTGCGCGCGCCGCCGCCGAGCTGCTGCCCGGGTTGCGGGTGCCGGAGTTCCATCCGGTGACGGTGGTGCACCACACGACGGACGAACCTCCGGCGACGGGGGCGTCGTTGCTGCTCGACGCGGATCTCGGCGGGCCGGTCGCGCACACGGCGGTTGTCAGTGATGTCGATCCGTCCCGGGCGCCGGCCGGGCGGGCGTTGGTCTCCTCCACGGTGCTGGGGCGGGCGCCGGGTGATGTCGACACCGCGGTGCGGATGCATCTGGCGCGGTTGTACGGGGTGCCGACGGCCCGGTGGGAGACGCTGGCCGTGCACCGGACGGCGGAGGCGGTGCCGGCGATGCGGCCGCCGCATGATCTGCGGCGGCCGGTGCGGTTGATCGCCGGGCTGTATGTGTGCGGGGATCACCGCGACACCAGCACGGTGCAGGGGGCTCTGCACTCAGGGCATCGGGCTTCGGCGGCGATCCTGGCGGACCTGGGGGCGGGGCGGTCGATGCATGTCGCCGATCCGGTGCCGACGGTGCCTCGGGCTGCGTAG
- a CDS encoding regulator: MTERPAQRTPNRQLAALIAEAGFSNAGLARRVDQLGLEHGLDLRYDKTSVTRWLRGQQPRGTTPALIAEVFTRRLGRRLTAQDLGLDACAPVYAGLEFAATPEEAVDIVSGLWRKDSGSHAELRKIAFTPAGLVVPSRDWLIGRADEKVARGEPAPARIPAQGRPALRPTATAEPGVPSLPRQRGQAERGPGQKVTAGDIAALRSVGELFRTLDDAYGGGHARQALVRYLEHECEPMLRGTYGEQTGRRLFAAAADLTRLAGWTSYDIAAHGLAQRYFVQALRLAQAAGDRTYGAYVLVTMSRQAVYLGHGREAVQLARVAQQGVGTSGPPVVQALLHASEARGHGVLGEVRACTAALVRAERALETARPGDDVPHWAKFFDEAQLADEFGHCHRDLQQFRAAAQHAERSLQLRAPSFARSRLFCRVVLATARLGLGELDQACQLGAEAAGQAAEMRSVRAVEYVRDFERRLEPYKDAAPVRTYRDKVAALL; this comes from the coding sequence ATGACGGAACGACCCGCGCAGCGCACCCCCAACCGACAGCTCGCCGCGCTCATCGCAGAAGCGGGGTTCTCCAACGCGGGACTCGCCCGTCGCGTGGACCAGCTCGGTCTCGAACACGGGCTCGACCTGAGATACGACAAGACATCCGTCACCCGGTGGCTGCGCGGTCAGCAGCCCAGGGGCACCACGCCCGCCCTGATCGCCGAGGTCTTCACCCGGCGCCTGGGCCGCCGTCTCACCGCCCAGGACCTCGGCCTGGATGCCTGCGCACCCGTCTACGCGGGGCTGGAGTTCGCCGCCACCCCCGAGGAGGCCGTCGACATCGTCAGCGGGCTCTGGCGCAAGGACTCAGGCAGCCATGCCGAACTCCGCAAGATCGCCTTCACCCCGGCCGGGCTCGTCGTGCCCAGCCGGGACTGGCTGATCGGCCGGGCCGACGAGAAGGTCGCCCGGGGCGAGCCGGCCCCCGCCCGCATCCCGGCCCAGGGCCGCCCCGCCCTGCGTCCCACGGCCACGGCCGAGCCGGGCGTGCCGTCCCTGCCCCGCCAGCGCGGCCAGGCCGAACGCGGACCCGGCCAGAAGGTCACCGCCGGCGACATCGCCGCCCTGCGCTCCGTCGGCGAGCTGTTCCGCACCCTCGACGACGCCTACGGCGGCGGCCACGCCCGGCAGGCCCTCGTGCGCTACCTGGAGCACGAGTGCGAGCCCATGCTGCGCGGCACCTACGGCGAGCAGACCGGCCGCCGGCTGTTCGCGGCCGCCGCCGACCTGACCCGGCTCGCGGGCTGGACGTCGTACGACATCGCCGCGCACGGACTCGCCCAGCGCTACTTCGTGCAGGCGCTGCGGCTCGCCCAGGCGGCCGGGGACCGCACGTACGGGGCCTATGTGCTGGTCACCATGAGCCGCCAGGCCGTCTACCTCGGGCACGGACGGGAGGCCGTCCAGCTCGCCCGCGTGGCTCAGCAGGGCGTCGGCACCTCCGGGCCGCCCGTCGTCCAGGCCCTGCTGCACGCCTCCGAGGCCCGCGGGCACGGGGTGCTCGGCGAGGTCCGGGCCTGCACCGCCGCTCTGGTCCGCGCCGAACGCGCCCTGGAGACGGCCCGGCCCGGCGACGACGTGCCGCACTGGGCGAAGTTCTTCGACGAGGCCCAGCTCGCCGACGAGTTCGGCCACTGCCACCGCGACCTGCAGCAGTTCCGCGCCGCCGCCCAGCACGCGGAACGCTCACTTCAGCTGCGCGCCCCCTCCTTCGCCCGCAGCCGCCTCTTCTGCCGCGTCGTCCTCGCCACCGCCCGCCTGGGCCTGGGCGAACTCGACCAGGCCTGCCAACTGGGAGCGGAGGCGGCGGGCCAGGCGGCGGAGATGCGGTCGGTAAGGGCGGTGGAGTACGTGCGGGACTTCGAGCGACGACTGGAGCCGTACAAGGACGCGGCGCCGGTGCGGACGTACCGCGACAAGGTGGCGGCCCTTCTTTAG
- the lipB gene encoding lipoyl(octanoyl) transferase LipB, with amino-acid sequence MSELRFVRMGFGDEAVEYQEAWDEQRRVHAARFADEIPDTVLLLEHPPVYTAGRRTADNERPLDGTPVIDVDRGGKITWHGPGQLVGYPIQKLPRPVDVVAHVRRLEEALIRACAEFGLETSRVEGRSGVWILGDPVEQRPALGGLSLDFDPRLHDEEFDPRMNGPEYAPSNAGQRREDRKIAAIGIRVAKGVTMHGFALNVNPDNKWFDRIIPCGIRDAGVASLAGELGRDVTIGEVLPVVERHLREVLENADLKPREIEKTPAA; translated from the coding sequence GTGAGTGAGTTGCGGTTCGTCCGCATGGGGTTCGGTGACGAGGCCGTCGAGTACCAGGAGGCGTGGGACGAGCAGCGCCGGGTGCACGCGGCGCGCTTCGCCGACGAGATCCCCGACACCGTGCTGCTCCTGGAGCACCCCCCGGTCTACACGGCCGGCCGGCGCACGGCGGACAACGAGCGCCCGCTCGACGGCACACCGGTCATCGACGTGGACCGCGGCGGCAAGATCACCTGGCACGGCCCCGGCCAGCTGGTGGGCTACCCCATCCAGAAGCTCCCGCGCCCGGTGGACGTCGTGGCGCACGTGCGCCGCCTCGAGGAGGCCCTGATCCGTGCCTGCGCGGAGTTCGGCCTGGAGACGAGCCGGGTCGAGGGCCGCAGCGGCGTGTGGATCCTGGGCGACCCGGTCGAGCAGCGCCCCGCACTCGGAGGACTGTCGCTGGACTTCGACCCCCGGCTGCACGACGAGGAGTTCGACCCGCGCATGAACGGCCCGGAGTACGCGCCGTCCAACGCGGGGCAGCGCCGGGAGGACCGCAAGATCGCCGCGATCGGCATCCGCGTGGCCAAGGGCGTCACGATGCACGGCTTCGCGCTCAACGTGAACCCCGACAACAAGTGGTTCGACCGGATCATCCCGTGCGGCATCCGGGACGCGGGCGTCGCCTCGCTGGCCGGCGAGCTCGGCCGGGACGTCACGATCGGGGAGGTCCTGCCGGTCGTGGAGCGCCACCTGCGGGAGGTCCTGGAGAACGCGGACCTGAAGCCCCGGGAGATCGAGAAGACGCCGGCGGCATAA
- the lipA gene encoding lipoyl synthase, whose protein sequence is MSAVAPDGRKMLRLEVRNSQTPIERKPEWIKTRAKMGPEYTAMQKLVKSEGLHTVCQEAGCPNIYECWEDREATFLIGGDQCTRRCDFCQIDTGKPEALDRDEPRRVGESVVTMDLNYATITGVARDDLEDGGAWLYAETVRQIHQQTAGREAGRTKVELLAPDFNAVPEQLEEVFSSRPEVFAHNVETVPRIFKRIRPGFRYERSLKVITEARDYGLVTKSNLILGMGETREEVSEALKQLHDAGCELVTITQYLRPSVRHHPVERWVKPHEFVELKDEAEQIGFSGVMSGPLVRSSYRAGRLYQMAMEQRHSAAPRQGDGHIAAQAV, encoded by the coding sequence GTGTCCGCAGTCGCACCCGACGGACGCAAGATGCTGCGCCTGGAGGTCCGCAACAGCCAGACCCCCATCGAGCGCAAGCCCGAGTGGATCAAGACCCGGGCGAAAATGGGTCCCGAATACACCGCGATGCAGAAGCTCGTGAAGAGCGAGGGCCTGCACACGGTCTGCCAGGAAGCCGGCTGCCCCAACATCTACGAGTGCTGGGAGGACCGGGAGGCGACCTTCCTCATCGGTGGCGACCAGTGCACCCGGCGCTGCGACTTCTGCCAGATCGACACCGGCAAGCCCGAGGCGCTCGACCGCGACGAGCCCCGCCGCGTCGGCGAGTCCGTGGTCACGATGGACCTGAACTACGCCACGATCACCGGCGTCGCCCGCGACGACCTGGAGGACGGCGGCGCCTGGCTGTACGCCGAGACCGTGCGCCAGATCCACCAGCAGACGGCGGGCCGCGAGGCCGGCCGCACCAAGGTCGAGCTGCTGGCCCCCGACTTCAACGCGGTCCCCGAGCAGCTGGAGGAGGTCTTCTCCTCCCGGCCCGAGGTCTTCGCGCACAACGTCGAGACGGTCCCGCGGATCTTCAAGCGCATCCGCCCCGGCTTCCGCTACGAGCGCTCCCTGAAGGTGATCACCGAGGCCCGCGACTACGGCCTGGTCACCAAGTCGAACCTGATCCTCGGGATGGGCGAGACCCGCGAGGAGGTCAGCGAGGCGCTGAAGCAGCTGCACGACGCGGGCTGCGAGCTGGTCACCATCACGCAGTACCTGCGGCCCTCCGTGCGCCACCACCCGGTGGAGCGCTGGGTGAAGCCCCACGAGTTCGTGGAACTGAAGGACGAGGCCGAGCAGATCGGCTTCTCCGGCGTGATGTCCGGACCGCTGGTGCGCTCCTCGTACCGCGCCGGGCGGCTCTACCAGATGGCCATGGAGCAGCGCCACTCGGCCGCTCCGCGCCAGGGCGACGGCCACATCGCGGCGCAGGCCGTCTGA
- a CDS encoding SCO2195 family GlnR-regulated protein yields MQAAPPVRATAIPSFTTALRAVESLLMSSGQRTARRNAWTSVLEDRRRAKDRVETQRVIEQSLSVRP; encoded by the coding sequence ATGCAGGCCGCGCCGCCCGTCCGCGCCACCGCGATTCCGTCCTTCACGACCGCACTGCGCGCCGTCGAGTCGCTGCTGATGAGCAGCGGTCAGCGCACCGCCCGCCGCAACGCCTGGACCTCCGTGCTGGAGGACCGCCGTCGCGCCAAGGACCGGGTCGAGACCCAGCGCGTCATCGAGCAGTCCCTGTCCGTCCGTCCCTGA
- a CDS encoding DUF4191 domain-containing protein yields MARKEPAADAANPGRLKQIALTYKMTRKADKKIGLVLAAVGIVTLGVFLAIGFLIGHPIYLGILGLLLAFLASAIVFGRRAERAAFGQMEGQPGAAAAVLDNIGRGWTTTPAVAMNRNQDVVHRAVGKAGIVLVAEGNPNRVKTLLAAEKRKMNRIVADVPVHDLVVGTGEGQVELKKLRTTMVKLPRVLTGPQVTATNDRLRALGDLMSNMPLPKGPMPKGMRLPKGGPKAR; encoded by the coding sequence ATGGCGAGGAAGGAACCTGCAGCGGACGCTGCGAACCCCGGGCGACTGAAGCAGATCGCTCTGACCTACAAGATGACCCGCAAGGCCGACAAGAAGATCGGTCTTGTACTCGCGGCAGTCGGAATCGTCACCCTCGGTGTCTTCCTCGCGATCGGTTTCTTGATCGGTCACCCCATCTATCTCGGCATCCTGGGCCTCCTGCTCGCCTTCCTCGCGTCGGCGATCGTGTTCGGGCGCCGGGCCGAGCGGGCCGCCTTCGGGCAGATGGAGGGACAGCCCGGCGCCGCGGCGGCGGTGCTCGACAACATCGGCCGGGGCTGGACGACGACCCCCGCGGTGGCGATGAACCGCAACCAGGACGTGGTGCACCGCGCGGTCGGCAAGGCCGGCATCGTGCTGGTCGCCGAGGGCAACCCGAACCGGGTGAAGACCCTGCTGGCCGCCGAGAAGCGCAAGATGAACCGCATCGTCGCGGACGTCCCGGTGCACGACCTGGTGGTGGGCACCGGCGAGGGCCAGGTCGAGCTGAAGAAGCTGCGGACGACCATGGTCAAGCTCCCGCGCGTGCTGACCGGCCCGCAGGTCACGGCCACCAACGACCGGCTGCGCGCCCTCGGCGACCTGATGAGCAACATGCCGCTGCCGAAGGGGCCGATGCCGAAGGGCATGCGGCTGCCGAAGGGCGGGCCGAAGGCTCGCTGA
- a CDS encoding RDD family protein has product MDNRQALGSWLSGPRAAAEEAGVDFGYRGEQLGLPEEGPGSIARPGRRIGALAVDWGLCLLIAYGLITQSYNEAAQIWAPLIMFALMVLTVGTVGFTPGKRLFGLRVLALDTGRVSPWRAALRTVLLFLAIPALIWDRDGRGLHDRLAGTVEVRI; this is encoded by the coding sequence GTGGACAACAGGCAAGCACTCGGATCGTGGCTCTCCGGGCCCCGCGCGGCGGCGGAAGAGGCCGGTGTCGACTTCGGATACCGGGGCGAACAGCTCGGTCTGCCCGAGGAGGGACCCGGCTCGATCGCCCGCCCGGGCCGCCGGATCGGCGCCCTCGCCGTCGACTGGGGCCTGTGTCTCCTGATCGCATACGGTCTCATCACCCAGAGCTACAACGAGGCGGCGCAGATCTGGGCGCCGCTCATCATGTTCGCGCTGATGGTCCTCACGGTCGGCACCGTCGGCTTCACGCCGGGCAAGCGCCTGTTCGGCCTGCGGGTGCTCGCGCTGGACACCGGCCGGGTCAGCCCGTGGCGCGCCGCGCTGCGCACGGTCCTGCTCTTCCTCGCGATCCCCGCGCTGATCTGGGACCGCGACGGCCGCGGCCTGCACGACCGGCTCGCGGGCACGGTCGAGGTCCGCATCTGA